The DNA sequence CGCATTTCTATTTCTGCAGAACCATATTCTAAGTCATATTTTTGACTCACAAATGGTGGAGGTAACTTCCCTTGCTTCCGTATCAAAATAAAAGGAACATCTAAAGCCACGGCAATTGCAATCCCAAAAAGATAACCACGACTTTCAATTCCGCAAACCGCATCGATCTTTCCGCGGCTAAAATTTGCTAAGTCAGCAATAACCTGTTCGTAAAGTTTTGGGTTAAGAAATATGGGCGTAATATCTTTAAACTGAATACCGGGTTTCGGAAAATCAGGGATATTCTGAATGGTATTTTCTAAATCTTGAATAAGTTGATGATTCATTTTAATTGATTTTATAACTAGAAATTTTCCAGTCGCCATTTACATTCTTTAAACCAAAAGTAACTTGCACCGCAGTTGTTCTACCTTCTTTATCGGTAATATCGTAAGTCGCATTTACACTTGCTGCATTTGGACCCGTATTATTGGTCGTCATGTTTTTTACGTTAATGTTTTTCACACCACCAAAACCGGAAGTTGGATTAGAGAAGGTTTCATAAGAACCCCAATTTGGATTGTCAGCAATATCATAAGCTCCACGAAGATTCTGATTCGATAAATTATTAAGGAATTTTGAGACGTTGGTCTTAGGATCAGCAGTCGGCACTTTTGCATCTGCAGTTACGCCAGAACCATCAGGTGTTATGAAAGTAGCTTCAGCATCCGAATTTGAAGGGATATCCTCGGTATTTACGACAGGCATCAACAAAGCTTTAGGATTTACCGGAACTCCAATTTTCG is a window from the Kaistella flava (ex Peng et al. 2021) genome containing:
- a CDS encoding adenine phosphoribosyltransferase, yielding MNHQLIQDLENTIQNIPDFPKPGIQFKDITPIFLNPKLYEQVIADLANFSRGKIDAVCGIESRGYLFGIAIAVALDVPFILIRKQGKLPPPFVSQKYDLEYGSAEIEMRTGQLQKGQRILIHDDLLATGGTTEAAANLVQKQGGIVSQFSFLIGLKDLEGENRLKKFNAEVHQILTY